AATTTATTCATCCACCCTCCTATCAATGGGTATTTGAAATGTTTCCACCTCTTTCCAGTATTTTGCTACTACAAATTTATTGCTACTGTAAACATTCTTATCTTCTCTTGTTCTCAAAGTGACCAGTGACATTCACAACTGGatacttgttagaaatgcaaattctggaGCTGTATCCCAGACTcattgaatcagaaactctgcgggtggggcccagcaatctaaggtttttaaaattttatttgtatttatttatttcggttttagttgcagcgtgtgggatatTTTTCAATGGTAGCATGTgtgatgtagttccctgaccgggggtggagacccctgcattgggagcgtgcagtcttagccactggaccactagggaagtcccaatctgtaggttttaacaagccctctagGGTGCTTCTTGATGCCTGATgaaatttgagaatcactgctctaggCTATAAAAAAGAGTGGCGTTTCAGGATTCTAGGCAacagattgttttccaaagtggttgttcCATGTAACTCTCCGTCATCAGTGCCTATGAGCCCCCGGGATACACACCCTCTCAGCACTTACGGTTGCTGGCACTTTCTCCTCCCTGGCTGTGCTGCTGTATCTCAGAAGCACAGCCGTATCCTGCACAGGGGTGGCTCGGCCGTCACCATGGATAAAAGCTTCTCTCTgaaatgtgtgtttgttttacaGGAGTACATGCACCATCTGCTCCTCCTGGAACACCGTGCCGAGGAGCAGTTCCTGGAGCACTGACTGAACCCACACTGCAAGCCCCACTGCGACAGGAACCTGGTCCATCCCATCTAAGTGGCTCGGGACCAGCCTCTGGTATGTTCCTTCTCCCAGGCCTTCTGTTTCAGGGAGACAGCAGTGAGCAATGCAGGCAGGACTCTGGGGGCCTTTCAGAACCTGATGCTACAGGAACCAGCAGGTCAGCTAGTTATGGGTTGGAGATTGGGAGGAGCGAGGCGTGAGAGGTGGGTGGGACCAGGTGGAGAGGATCACTGGGGACACGCAGGGGGGCCTGACTCCTGCTGAGTCACCTGGAGATCCCAAATAGGGGAGGTACGAGACCTCATTTGCCACCCAGAAAGAGTCCTTCTGGAATACAAATCTGGAGAAGTGGGGCTTGTTGAGACTTGGGTCTTTCCAGCGGGGATCAACATCCATGGGCTTGACGGGTGACATCACAAGGGTCACCACCGTCACCAGGATCAGAAACTTATTTTCTTGCtcgatcttagttccctgaccaaggatcacaCCCAGGTGCCAGGAGTGAgaacactgagtcctaaccactagactccCTAGGATCAGCACCTTCTTTACTGCCTCCCCATCTTCCAGCCCGGGACCCTGCCCAGCCAGCCCAGTCTTCCCTCCTCCTTTGGCTCTGCCCTTTTAGTGCCCCTGAGCGCAACAGCTCAGCCTTCTCAGCACGCCTGACCCCTGCACCTCTGTTCCTGCAAGGGGCTGCTTGCTGGTTCCCTCGCTGTCCATCTGTGTCCATGTCCTCGCTCCCTTTCCAATTCTTGCCAGATAACACAGCAAAACCCCTTCAGAGGTGAAGCCTGGTGAGTTTCATTTCTCCTCGTCATGTGAATGGAGTAAGCAGGACAGAGTATACAACTTGACACTTGATCAGCTGTGGTTAACAGACGTCTTGTTTCCTTGTTCATTTTGTGCCACTGTGAGTGGACACATGAACATCCCCTTCAGAGGATTGCTCTTTGTAATTTTCAGGGTGCTATTACACAAAACCTCTCATTTGGTCCTCTTAACATCCCTGGGTCATTGCAGGGCATGAATTttaatcctgttttttttttccttttttagttttggttgtgctggatcttcgctGTGAcgttcaggctttctctagctgcaatgAACAGGGTCTACTCTTCGTTCTGGTGGGCGGGCTTCtcgtttcagtggcttctcttgtcgcggagcacaggctctaggcacacgggcttcaggagttgcggtgctcaggcttagtagttgtggcttctgggccctagagcacaggttcagtggttgtggcacatgggcttagtggctccGCAGTGTGTGAAATCTTCCCGGGCCGTCtgctgaacccatgtcccctgca
This portion of the Bubalus bubalis isolate 160015118507 breed Murrah chromosome 3, NDDB_SH_1, whole genome shotgun sequence genome encodes:
- the LOC102403104 gene encoding uncharacterized protein LOC102403104 isoform X1, producing MKGFFVLVLYLTLLIFFSGVHAPSAPPGTPCRGAVPGALTEPTLQAPLRQEPGPSHLSGSGPASADTLMSKGPDTIETR
- the LOC102403104 gene encoding uncharacterized protein LOC102403104 isoform X2, translated to MKGFFVLVLYLTLLIFFSGVHAPSAPPGTPCRGAVPGALTEPTLQAPLRQEPGPSHLSGSGPASDTLMSKGPDTIETR